From one Armatimonadota bacterium genomic stretch:
- a CDS encoding branched-chain amino acid ABC transporter permease, with the protein MAPAGPDRHDGRVWALHLGVLGLLALLQAVLPPFHHGMVTRIMLLAAFAAGYNLLLGYTGLMSLGHALLFAAGLYAAGLGVYYGQLAPLLALGAGVAAGLAAAALVGAVALRTTGVAFLIVTLMVAQMGFLTTLHFNRITGGDQGLTLTGRLRPLALGPWHLDLALPAAKYNLALAVLAAGLLLSLWVVRSPLGRVLRAVRENEERVRLLGYDPFRYKLLALVLSGGLAGAAGAGYALLFAYVGSAFADVLYSILPLLWVLVGGAGTTLGPLVGTALMVYVVDVASGLTTAYLFVVGGTLLLLVLWFPQGIVGTARARWWPWLP; encoded by the coding sequence ATGGCGCCCGCCGGGCCGGACCGGCACGACGGACGCGTCTGGGCGCTGCACCTGGGGGTGCTGGGGCTCCTGGCCCTGCTGCAGGCGGTGCTGCCCCCGTTCCACCACGGGATGGTCACGCGCATCATGCTGCTGGCCGCCTTCGCCGCCGGCTACAACCTGCTCCTGGGCTACACGGGGCTGATGAGCCTGGGGCACGCGCTGCTCTTCGCCGCCGGGCTCTACGCCGCCGGGCTCGGCGTCTACTACGGGCAGCTGGCCCCGCTGCTGGCGCTGGGGGCTGGGGTGGCGGCGGGGCTGGCCGCCGCCGCGCTGGTGGGTGCCGTGGCCCTGCGCACCACCGGCGTGGCCTTCCTCATCGTCACCCTGATGGTGGCTCAGATGGGCTTCCTCACCACGCTGCACTTCAACCGCATCACCGGCGGCGACCAGGGCCTCACCCTCACCGGCAGGCTGCGCCCGCTGGCGCTGGGCCCCTGGCATCTGGACCTGGCCCTGCCGGCCGCGAAGTACAACCTGGCCCTGGCCGTCCTGGCCGCAGGCCTCCTCCTCTCGCTGTGGGTCGTGCGCTCGCCGCTGGGGCGGGTCCTGCGGGCCGTGCGCGAGAACGAGGAGCGGGTGCGCCTGCTGGGCTACGACCCCTTCCGGTACAAGCTGCTGGCGCTCGTTCTCTCGGGCGGCCTGGCCGGGGCGGCGGGCGCGGGGTACGCGCTCCTCTTCGCCTACGTCGGCTCCGCGTTCGCCGACGTCCTCTACTCCATCCTGCCCTTGCTGTGGGTACTGGTGGGCGGCGCCGGGACGACGCTCGGCCCGCTCGTGGGGACGGCGCTGATGGTCTACGTGGTGGACGTGGCCAGCGGCCTCACCACGGCCTACCTCTTCGTGGTGGGCGGCACCCTGCTGCTGCTGGTCCTGTGGTTCCCCCAGGGCATCGTGGGGACGGCGCGGGCGCGGTGGTGGCCGTGGCTGCCGTGA
- a CDS encoding ABC transporter ATP-binding protein, with amino-acid sequence MTPLLETVGLTKRFDGLAAVQAVDFTLTPGEIRALIGPNGAGKTTLLGLICGRLAPTAGRIRFRGRDITDLGAHARVALGIAYTFQVTSVFRTMTVFDNVVLAAQRRWARGWRAALAADGRAVREEAARVLEEVGLTAGWDRPAGALPYGHRRLLEVAMALAADPVLLALDEPTQGLAGEEIALLTDLLRRLAGRLTILLVEHNLAVVLELARRVTVMHEGRILAEGTPPEIETNPEVQRVYLGAA; translated from the coding sequence GTGACCCCGCTGCTCGAGACGGTCGGCCTCACGAAGCGGTTCGACGGGCTGGCGGCGGTGCAGGCGGTGGACTTCACCCTGACCCCCGGAGAGATCCGCGCCCTCATCGGGCCGAACGGGGCCGGCAAGACCACCCTGCTCGGGCTGATCTGCGGGCGGCTGGCCCCCACCGCCGGGCGCATCCGCTTCCGCGGCCGCGACATCACCGACCTCGGGGCGCACGCGCGGGTGGCGCTCGGCATCGCCTACACCTTCCAGGTGACGAGCGTCTTCCGCACCATGACCGTCTTCGACAACGTGGTCCTGGCGGCGCAGCGCCGGTGGGCGCGGGGGTGGCGGGCGGCGCTGGCCGCCGACGGCCGGGCGGTGCGGGAGGAGGCGGCGCGGGTGCTGGAGGAGGTGGGGCTGACCGCGGGCTGGGACCGCCCGGCGGGAGCCCTCCCCTACGGCCACCGGCGCCTGCTGGAGGTGGCCATGGCGCTCGCCGCCGATCCCGTCCTGCTGGCCCTCGACGAGCCCACGCAGGGCCTGGCGGGGGAGGAGATCGCGCTCCTCACCGACCTGCTGCGCCGCCTGGCCGGGCGCCTCACCATCCTCCTGGTCGAGCACAATTTGGCGGTGGTGCTGGAGCTGGCCCGGCGCGTCACGGTGATGCACGAGGGGCGCATCCTGGCCGAGGGGACTCCGCCCGAGATCGAGACCAACCCCGAGGTGCAGCGCGTCTACCTGGGAGCCGCCTGA
- a CDS encoding hydantoinase B/oxoprolinase family protein, with product RAIRAVPDGVYRGASTFTLRGERLRLGCAVTVDGDEITVEWDDVPPQLPEGGVNCTLSYTAAHTTYALKSILTPEVPSNAGCFRPLHVRAPEGSILNCRYPAAVSQRTMVGWFCGPAIFRALAEVLPDRVQAFTGLPGVCTAYGRDERGETFNDHIMFGGGQGASAHGDGYAALMYPTSAGNVPVEMFEQRTPLLVERKELIPGSGGPGRHRGGLGQEVILRKLYDDGLPVLVNVLPHGTDSPQPGLLGGGPGGPAGAEVRGARVEPVAGIGQLVELRRAEDVIIIRSAGGSGYGNPAERPQALVERDRQEGYVRE from the coding sequence CGGGCCATCCGCGCCGTGCCCGACGGCGTCTACCGCGGCGCCTCCACCTTCACCCTGCGGGGCGAGCGGCTGCGGCTGGGCTGCGCCGTCACCGTGGACGGGGACGAGATCACGGTAGAGTGGGACGACGTGCCGCCGCAGCTGCCGGAGGGCGGGGTGAACTGCACCCTCTCCTACACGGCGGCGCACACCACCTACGCGCTCAAGTCCATCCTGACGCCCGAGGTCCCCAGCAACGCCGGCTGCTTCCGTCCCCTGCACGTGCGGGCCCCGGAGGGCAGCATCCTCAACTGCCGCTACCCCGCCGCGGTGAGCCAGCGCACCATGGTCGGGTGGTTCTGCGGCCCGGCCATCTTCCGCGCGCTGGCCGAGGTCCTGCCCGACCGGGTGCAGGCCTTCACCGGACTGCCCGGCGTGTGCACCGCCTACGGGCGGGACGAGCGCGGGGAGACTTTCAACGACCACATCATGTTCGGCGGCGGCCAGGGCGCCAGCGCCCACGGGGACGGCTACGCCGCCCTGATGTACCCCACCTCGGCGGGCAACGTCCCGGTGGAGATGTTCGAGCAGCGCACCCCCCTGCTGGTGGAGCGCAAGGAGCTCATCCCCGGCTCCGGCGGACCCGGGCGCCACCGCGGCGGGCTGGGGCAGGAGGTGATCCTGCGCAAGCTCTACGACGACGGGCTGCCGGTGCTGGTGAACGTCCTGCCCCACGGCACCGACTCGCCCCAGCCGGGCCTGCTGGGCGGGGGGCCGGGCGGCCCGGCGGGGGCGGAGGTGCGGGGCGCGCGGGTGGAGCCGGTGGCGGGGATCGGGCAGCTGGTGGAGCTGCGCCGCGCCGAGGACGTCATTATCATCCGCTCGGCGGGCGGCAGCGGCTACGGGAACCCCGCCGAGCGCCCGCAGGCGCTGGTGGAGCGCGACCGCCAGGAAGGCTACGTGCGGGAGTAA
- a CDS encoding DUF402 domain-containing protein produces MQAVIPPQRVRGRLAFEFVRPPGDRRTLEGLLLEADERMLVLAHPLSPRRPVVVRGETVLQAGDWAVWFLFQGEPFDVGRIYRPDGTWTGYYADVLEPVRWRGRDPATLAPLVDLFLDLWVSPEGDWTVLDEEEFAQAVAAGALTPAQAGHARRVLADLQARTARGAFPPPVVRDFRL; encoded by the coding sequence ATGCAGGCGGTGATCCCTCCGCAGCGCGTGCGCGGCCGCCTCGCCTTCGAGTTCGTGCGCCCGCCCGGTGACCGCCGCACCCTGGAGGGGCTGCTGCTGGAGGCGGACGAGCGGATGCTGGTCCTGGCGCACCCGCTGTCCCCCCGCCGCCCCGTCGTCGTCCGCGGCGAGACGGTCCTGCAGGCCGGCGACTGGGCGGTGTGGTTCCTCTTCCAGGGGGAGCCCTTCGACGTCGGTCGGATCTACCGTCCCGACGGGACCTGGACCGGGTACTACGCCGACGTCCTGGAGCCGGTGCGCTGGCGGGGACGGGACCCCGCCACCCTCGCACCGCTCGTGGACCTCTTCCTCGACCTGTGGGTCTCCCCCGAGGGCGACTGGACCGTGCTGGACGAGGAGGAGTTCGCGCAGGCAGTAGCCGCAGGGGCGCTGACGCCGGCGCAGGCAGGGCACGCCCGCCGCGTCCTGGCCGACCTGCAGGCGCGCACGGCGCGTGGAGCGTTCCCGCCGCCGGTGGTGCGCGACTTCCGGCTGTAG
- a CDS encoding NUDIX hydrolase — protein MGARPRYCTLCRTPLEWRAVEPGRAPQPVCPACGHVHWQNPKPTASALVTRRRGGRREVLLVRRGVEPYRDHWDCPGGFMDPDEDPPAAIRRELREELGVEVAVGDLVGIYADRYDETGEPTLNIYHTATIRAGTPRPASDVSGVGWFPLDALPEPIAFRNNRQALAALAARTRAGRPPRRGDGGLAPPGGGRRRGAAGPTAKRRRTLAR, from the coding sequence GTGGGCGCCCGCCCGCGCTACTGCACCCTCTGCCGCACCCCCCTGGAGTGGCGCGCCGTCGAGCCCGGCCGCGCCCCGCAGCCGGTCTGCCCGGCCTGCGGCCACGTCCACTGGCAGAACCCCAAACCCACAGCCTCGGCCCTGGTCACCCGACGCCGGGGGGGCCGCCGGGAGGTCCTGCTGGTGCGGCGGGGGGTCGAGCCCTACCGCGACCACTGGGACTGCCCGGGCGGCTTCATGGACCCGGACGAGGACCCGCCGGCGGCCATCCGGCGCGAGCTGCGGGAGGAGCTGGGGGTCGAGGTGGCCGTGGGCGACCTCGTCGGCATCTACGCCGACCGCTACGACGAGACCGGCGAGCCCACGCTGAACATCTACCACACGGCCACCATCCGCGCCGGCACCCCCCGCCCCGCCTCCGATGTCAGCGGGGTCGGCTGGTTCCCGCTGGACGCGCTGCCCGAGCCGATCGCCTTCCGCAACAACCGCCAGGCCCTGGCCGCGCTGGCCGCGCGAACCCGCGCCGGGCGCCCTCCGCGGCGTGGCGACGGCGGCCTGGCACCGCCCGGTGGAGGGCGCAGGCGCGGTGCGGCGGGCCCGACGGCCAAGAGGAGAAGGACGCTAGCCCGGTGA
- a CDS encoding ABC transporter ATP-binding protein, translating to MLTVEGLTCAYGQARVVHQVSFHVAPGEVLALLGRNGAGKTTTLRAVMGLLRPVAGRIRLDGVELTGLPAHAVPRLGLGYVPQGRRLFPALTVEENLRMGLLVRGGRPADLEPVFALFPVLRQRLRQRAATLSGGEQQMVATARALAARPRVLLLDEPTEGLAPLLAARLLETLAALRAQGVGVLLVEQRIEAALRVADRVAVLETGRLAWEGSPGALRADEGLLLRLLGVRRAPGRPGAPRSAS from the coding sequence ATGCTGACCGTGGAGGGGCTCACCTGCGCCTACGGCCAGGCCCGCGTGGTCCACCAGGTCTCCTTCCACGTGGCTCCCGGCGAGGTGCTGGCCCTGCTGGGGCGCAACGGGGCCGGGAAGACGACCACGCTGCGGGCGGTCATGGGGCTCCTGCGGCCGGTGGCCGGGCGCATCCGGCTGGACGGCGTGGAGCTCACCGGCCTGCCCGCGCACGCCGTGCCGCGCCTGGGGCTCGGCTACGTCCCCCAGGGGCGGCGCCTCTTCCCCGCCCTCACCGTGGAGGAGAACCTGCGCATGGGCCTGCTGGTGCGGGGCGGCCGCCCCGCCGACCTGGAGCCGGTCTTTGCCCTCTTCCCGGTGCTGCGCCAGCGGCTGCGCCAGCGGGCGGCCACCCTCAGCGGCGGGGAGCAGCAGATGGTGGCCACCGCCCGGGCCCTCGCCGCGCGCCCGCGCGTCCTGCTGCTCGACGAGCCCACCGAGGGGCTGGCGCCGCTGCTGGCCGCACGGCTGCTGGAGACCCTGGCGGCGCTGCGCGCGCAGGGCGTGGGCGTCTTGCTGGTGGAGCAGCGCATCGAGGCCGCGCTGCGCGTGGCCGACCGGGTGGCCGTGCTGGAGACCGGCCGGCTGGCCTGGGAGGGGTCGCCCGGGGCGCTGCGGGCCGACGAGGGGCTGCTGCTGCGCCTGCTGGGGGTGCGCCGCGCGCCGGGGCGCCCGGGCGCACCGCGCAGCGCGAGCTGA
- a CDS encoding branched-chain amino acid ABC transporter permease — translation MTPAGQAVLALLEGVVSGLVLALTALGLSLVFGVMRVVNIAHGDFFMLGAVFAWYVTTATGSFPLALLAAPLAAAAVALAADRLVLRPIGYAPEPTIVATIGLLYVLQQAVLSVYGPYARPVPEPVAFRVDLPWFGYSGYKLVVAAAATALLGAAWLLITRTRLGLYMRATQQDREIAQAFGVPVQRIYAAAFGLGAALAALAGVLIVPIRQAHYLMGLDALLLSFMAVIIGGIGSLGGTLAAALFIGLVDGALSVFFSPTLARIAASLVVVAVLVARSGGLLEVRG, via the coding sequence GTGACACCCGCCGGCCAGGCCGTCCTGGCCCTGCTGGAAGGCGTCGTCTCCGGGCTGGTGCTGGCGCTCACGGCGCTGGGCCTCTCCCTCGTCTTCGGGGTCATGCGCGTGGTGAACATCGCCCACGGCGACTTCTTCATGCTGGGCGCCGTCTTCGCCTGGTACGTCACCACCGCCACCGGCAGCTTCCCCCTGGCGCTGCTCGCCGCCCCGCTGGCCGCCGCGGCGGTGGCCCTGGCCGCCGACCGCCTGGTGCTGCGCCCCATCGGCTACGCCCCCGAGCCCACCATCGTGGCCACCATCGGCCTCCTCTACGTCCTGCAGCAGGCGGTCCTGAGCGTCTACGGCCCCTATGCCCGTCCGGTCCCCGAGCCGGTGGCCTTCCGCGTCGACCTTCCCTGGTTCGGCTACTCCGGCTACAAGCTCGTCGTGGCGGCGGCGGCCACAGCACTGCTCGGCGCGGCCTGGCTGCTGATCACGCGCACCCGCCTGGGGCTGTACATGCGGGCCACGCAGCAGGACCGGGAGATCGCCCAGGCCTTCGGTGTCCCGGTGCAGCGCATCTACGCCGCCGCCTTCGGCCTGGGGGCCGCGCTGGCGGCGCTGGCCGGGGTGCTCATCGTCCCCATCCGCCAGGCGCACTACCTGATGGGGCTGGACGCGCTCCTCCTCTCCTTCATGGCGGTGATCATCGGCGGGATCGGCAGCCTGGGCGGAACGCTGGCGGCGGCGCTGTTCATCGGGCTGGTCGACGGGGCGCTCTCCGTCTTCTTCTCGCCCACGCTGGCGCGCATCGCCGCCTCGCTGGTCGTGGTGGCGGTCCTGGTCGCCCGCAGCGGCGGGCTGCTGGAGGTGCGCGGGTGA
- a CDS encoding ABC transporter substrate-binding protein codes for MAERKITRREALRAAGALAGASVLTTFGVRLLSASVPNDTVEAAAGPRAPLRIGFQVHRTGIGAVYGRWYERVGNAALRLINEQGGIAGRPVQIIVEDDGTDPKRGVEVVEKFVNQHRVDFIFGTLFSHVVIAAAPRAGELKVPYLVVSEGYHVASGKLNRYVFQPGITDVRAQVTAVAPWIVKNLGKRATLIFPDYAFGHDHRDFFSARLRALGGEVAALVPIPPTETSFTRYFARVPRNTDFIYHVMVGPGVLTFVKELGEHFGARKPKLFGFIDSLEGVDIATPGLEYLEGSFLWEAFPRYAGNVKTAFEQQYRDRVGVDANGASKADPKDVSTYSHMFGVWETLFVIKRAVEESGYASRTPADYRKFITTLEGFTSFPESLQHPQGPKRFNGKLHQVFGHQFISQVRNKRLVVVHRTAIEDGLYPPEGDYTKMPL; via the coding sequence ATGGCCGAGCGGAAGATCACCAGGCGGGAGGCGTTGCGTGCGGCCGGGGCGCTGGCGGGCGCCAGCGTCTTGACGACGTTCGGGGTGCGGCTGCTGTCCGCGTCGGTGCCCAACGACACGGTGGAAGCCGCCGCGGGGCCGCGGGCGCCGCTGCGCATCGGCTTCCAGGTGCACCGCACCGGCATCGGCGCCGTCTACGGGCGGTGGTACGAGCGGGTGGGCAACGCGGCCCTGCGCCTGATCAACGAGCAGGGGGGCATCGCCGGCCGCCCGGTGCAGATCATCGTCGAGGACGACGGCACCGACCCCAAGCGCGGCGTGGAGGTGGTGGAGAAGTTCGTCAACCAGCACCGCGTCGACTTCATCTTCGGGACGCTCTTCTCCCACGTGGTCATCGCCGCCGCCCCGCGGGCCGGGGAGCTGAAGGTCCCCTACCTGGTGGTCAGCGAGGGGTACCACGTGGCCTCGGGCAAGCTCAACCGCTACGTCTTCCAGCCCGGCATCACCGACGTGCGCGCCCAGGTCACCGCCGTGGCCCCCTGGATCGTGAAGAACCTGGGGAAGCGGGCCACGCTCATCTTCCCCGACTACGCCTTCGGCCACGACCACCGCGACTTCTTCAGCGCGCGGCTGCGCGCGCTGGGCGGCGAGGTGGCGGCGCTGGTGCCCATCCCGCCCACGGAGACCTCCTTCACCCGCTACTTCGCCCGGGTGCCGCGCAACACCGACTTCATCTACCACGTCATGGTGGGACCGGGGGTGCTTACCTTCGTCAAGGAGCTGGGCGAGCACTTCGGCGCGCGCAAGCCGAAGCTCTTCGGCTTCATCGACTCCCTGGAGGGCGTGGACATCGCCACGCCCGGCCTGGAGTACCTGGAGGGGAGCTTCCTGTGGGAGGCCTTCCCGCGCTACGCCGGCAACGTCAAGACCGCCTTCGAGCAGCAGTACCGTGACCGCGTGGGCGTCGACGCCAACGGGGCCAGCAAGGCCGACCCGAAGGACGTCTCCACCTACTCCCACATGTTCGGGGTGTGGGAGACGCTCTTCGTCATCAAGCGGGCGGTGGAGGAGAGCGGCTACGCCAGCCGCACCCCCGCGGACTACCGGAAGTTCATCACCACCCTGGAGGGCTTCACCAGCTTCCCCGAGAGCCTGCAGCACCCCCAGGGGCCGAAGCGCTTCAACGGGAAGCTGCACCAGGTCTTCGGCCACCAGTTCATCTCCCAGGTGCGGAACAAGCGCCTGGTGGTGGTCCACCGCACCGCCATCGAGGACGGCCTCTACCCGCCGGAGGGCGACTACACCAAGATGCCGCTGTGA